From uncultured Roseateles sp., the proteins below share one genomic window:
- a CDS encoding patatin-like phospholipase family protein, producing MEQVSDSRPHYLDALLQQHLRTFLGELEPGAMALLLEHLQWVELAGGETLMRQGEPGDAMYLTVSGRLRTYIADDDGHQRMVREVTRGQVVGEMSLYTDEPRSATLVAIRDSVLVRLSKAEFKRLLAISAQVSIALTRQIIRRLQTESAPTTNDRPVTIGLLPITEGTDLAGFAEALAVQLRRQGRVAVLDRARLDAELGEPGITERPASDADANRRIAMQLDAIEAAHDFVLLLGDTTPTPWTSRCSRHCDELLLLANADQPVRLHAIEKECLVRHPPYGQASEASQMLVLLHPAELHMPTGTKAWLKHRPLAEPVHIRPALERDLARLARLISRTAVGLVFAGGGARGLAHIGVFRALQERGVEIDVVGGTSIGAVMATLVALDQPVSTVTATARKAFAGRPTGDINLIPMLSLIKGRRLRRIVGQALAELGGAGAQIEDLWKGYYCVATNYSQASEQVLKRGPLLDAMLASIAIPGALPPLIHDGDLLCDGGTFNNFPVDVMRGLRGVGKVIGVDLSFKRLRRMDHADMPGTWALLRDRLRPRAKRRYRLPSLATYLMNVTILYSTSRQRQARKLTDIYMNPPLDRVGMLQWKRFDEIEQQGYEHACLVLDGSLHVAQESVLQPWF from the coding sequence ATGGAACAGGTATCAGACAGCCGTCCGCACTACCTCGACGCCCTGCTGCAGCAGCATCTGCGCACCTTTCTGGGCGAGCTGGAGCCCGGCGCGATGGCTCTGCTGCTGGAACATCTGCAGTGGGTGGAGCTGGCCGGCGGCGAGACCCTGATGCGCCAGGGCGAGCCCGGCGACGCGATGTACCTGACCGTCAGCGGCCGGCTGCGCACCTATATTGCCGATGACGATGGCCACCAGCGCATGGTGCGCGAGGTCACGCGCGGCCAAGTGGTCGGCGAGATGAGCCTGTACACCGACGAGCCGCGCTCGGCCACCCTGGTGGCGATACGCGACTCGGTGCTGGTGCGGCTGTCCAAGGCCGAGTTCAAGCGTCTGCTGGCCATCAGCGCCCAGGTCTCGATTGCGCTCACAAGGCAGATCATCCGGCGGCTGCAGACCGAGAGCGCGCCGACGACCAACGACCGGCCGGTCACGATAGGGCTGTTGCCTATCACCGAGGGCACGGATCTGGCCGGATTTGCCGAAGCCTTGGCCGTTCAACTCCGGCGGCAGGGCCGGGTGGCGGTGCTCGACCGCGCGCGGCTCGATGCCGAGCTGGGCGAGCCCGGCATCACCGAGCGGCCGGCCAGCGATGCCGACGCGAACCGCCGCATTGCGATGCAGCTGGATGCGATCGAGGCCGCACACGACTTCGTGCTGCTGCTCGGCGACACCACACCCACGCCCTGGACCTCGCGCTGCAGCCGCCATTGCGACGAGCTGCTGCTGCTGGCCAACGCCGACCAGCCGGTGCGTCTGCATGCGATCGAGAAGGAATGCCTGGTGCGTCACCCGCCGTACGGCCAGGCCAGCGAGGCTTCGCAGATGCTGGTGCTCCTGCACCCGGCCGAGCTCCACATGCCCACCGGCACCAAGGCCTGGCTGAAGCACCGCCCGCTGGCCGAGCCGGTGCACATCCGGCCGGCGCTGGAGCGTGACCTGGCCCGGCTGGCGCGGCTGATCAGCCGCACCGCCGTCGGCCTGGTGTTCGCCGGAGGGGGCGCACGCGGCTTGGCGCATATCGGCGTGTTTCGCGCGCTGCAGGAGCGCGGCGTCGAGATCGATGTCGTTGGCGGCACCAGCATAGGCGCGGTGATGGCCACCCTGGTGGCGCTGGACCAGCCGGTCTCGACCGTCACCGCCACCGCACGCAAGGCCTTCGCGGGCAGGCCGACCGGTGACATCAATCTGATTCCGATGCTGTCCCTGATCAAGGGCCGGCGGCTGCGCCGCATCGTGGGCCAGGCGCTGGCGGAGCTTGGCGGCGCCGGCGCCCAGATCGAGGACCTGTGGAAGGGCTATTACTGCGTGGCCACCAACTACTCGCAGGCCAGCGAGCAGGTGCTCAAGCGGGGCCCGCTGCTCGATGCGATGCTGGCCAGCATTGCCATCCCCGGCGCGCTGCCGCCGCTGATACATGATGGCGATCTGCTCTGCGATGGAGGCACCTTCAACAACTTCCCGGTCGACGTGATGCGCGGCCTGCGCGGTGTCGGCAAGGTGATAGGCGTGGACCTGAGCTTCAAGCGCCTGCGCCGCATGGACCATGCCGACATGCCCGGCACCTGGGCCCTGCTGCGCGACCGGCTGCGCCCGCGCGCCAAGCGCCGCTACCGTCTGCCCTCGCTGGCGACGTACTTGATGAACGTGACGATTCTGTACAGCACCTCACGCCAGCGCCAGGCCCGCAAGCTGACCGACATCTACATGAACCCGCCGCTGGACCGCGTCGGCATGCTGCAGTGGAAGCGCTTCGACGAGATCGAGCAGCAGGGCTACGAGCATGCCTGCCTGGTGCTGGATGGCAGCCTGCATGTGGCCCAGGAGTCGGTGCTGCAGCCCTGGTTTTGA
- a CDS encoding M81 family metallopeptidase encodes MKIFVSQLATETNTFAYAPTGRGGFEEYGIYFGDASTRVPESTGAFMRFLRDMIEADGHQMAESVCAFAQPLGRTVRAVYEELRDRMLADLRAALPVDAVQLMLHGAMVAEGYDDCEGDVIARVREIVGPGVPIGVELDLHCHFTELMRVSADIIIAFKEYPHIDGEDRARELYQLLKDTVAKRVRPTTAVFDCKMVGLWHTTREPMISFVKRMQAFEGRDGVLSVSLGHGFPWGDVPESGAKLWVVTDNDPAQAQAVADLLGREFWALRDATLSTTVGIDAAIDQALALPEGPAVLADVADNPGGGAPGDSTFILKRLLERGVGQAVLGAFWDLGAIQICKDAGVGSVVDLRVGGKCGPASGNPVDLRVTVRAVVNEHEQSAMGNRAPFGVGVWVEAANDVHLLLCSVRSQVFGTDAFTGLGLSLADKRIIVVKSTQHFHAEFAPIAKQVIYVSTPGAITPDFAHIGYKARDLNYWPRVGNPHAA; translated from the coding sequence ATGAAGATCTTCGTCAGCCAGCTGGCCACCGAGACCAATACCTTTGCCTATGCGCCCACCGGCCGCGGCGGCTTCGAGGAATACGGCATCTACTTCGGCGATGCCAGCACCCGGGTGCCGGAAAGCACGGGCGCGTTCATGCGCTTTCTGCGCGACATGATAGAGGCCGATGGTCATCAGATGGCCGAAAGCGTCTGCGCCTTCGCCCAGCCGCTGGGCCGCACGGTGCGCGCGGTCTACGAGGAGCTGCGCGACCGCATGCTGGCCGATCTGCGCGCGGCCCTGCCCGTCGATGCGGTGCAGCTGATGCTGCATGGCGCGATGGTGGCCGAGGGGTACGACGACTGCGAGGGCGACGTGATCGCCCGCGTGCGCGAGATCGTCGGCCCGGGCGTGCCCATCGGCGTGGAGCTGGATCTGCACTGCCACTTCACCGAGCTGATGCGCGTGTCGGCCGACATCATCATCGCCTTCAAGGAGTATCCGCATATCGACGGCGAGGACCGGGCGCGCGAGCTCTACCAGCTGTTGAAGGACACGGTGGCCAAGCGCGTGCGCCCGACCACGGCGGTGTTCGACTGCAAGATGGTCGGCCTGTGGCACACCACGCGCGAGCCGATGATCAGCTTCGTCAAACGGATGCAAGCGTTTGAAGGGCGTGATGGCGTGCTGTCGGTGTCGCTGGGCCATGGCTTCCCCTGGGGTGACGTACCCGAGTCAGGTGCCAAGCTCTGGGTGGTGACCGACAACGACCCGGCTCAGGCGCAGGCGGTGGCCGATCTGCTGGGCCGCGAGTTCTGGGCGCTGCGCGACGCGACGTTGTCGACCACGGTGGGCATCGACGCCGCCATCGACCAGGCGCTGGCACTGCCCGAGGGTCCGGCCGTGCTGGCCGATGTGGCCGACAACCCCGGCGGTGGCGCCCCGGGCGACAGCACCTTCATCCTCAAGCGCCTGCTCGAGCGCGGTGTCGGCCAAGCGGTGCTCGGCGCGTTCTGGGACCTGGGTGCGATCCAGATCTGCAAGGACGCCGGTGTCGGCTCGGTGGTCGATCTGCGCGTCGGCGGCAAGTGCGGCCCCGCTTCCGGCAACCCGGTCGATCTGCGCGTGACGGTGCGTGCGGTTGTCAACGAACACGAGCAGAGCGCGATGGGCAACCGCGCGCCCTTTGGCGTCGGCGTCTGGGTCGAGGCGGCCAACGATGTGCACTTGCTGCTGTGTTCGGTGCGCAGCCAGGTGTTCGGCACCGATGCCTTCACCGGCCTGGGCTTGAGCCTGGCCGACAAACGCATCATCGTGGTCAAGTCCACCCAGCACTTCCATGCCGAGTTCGCGCCGATCGCCAAGCAGGTGATCTACGTGTCCACACCCGGCGCGATCACGCCGGACTTTGCCCACATCGGCTACAAGGCCCGCGACCTGAACTACTGGCCGCGGGTGGGGAATCCGCACGCTGCCTGA
- a CDS encoding serine hydrolase domain-containing protein translates to MSEASYKTTASPAKTGVAALDDLFQAVNRSDAPGLVVGVAQHGKTLYRRGFGLASVELSVANTPWTRMRIGSTSKHFTCLAALLLAEDGKLDVDASVRTYLPELPKAEREPTLRQLMSHTGGYRCYLDVGFLADGMAIKPKGVALATQVRQIDVNFAPGDNIMYCNGGYHLLSLVIERISGQPFEQFLKDRIFTPLAMVDTDSVPSDFEIQRGMATLHVPLPTGGYRRGIFPTEEVRGEGAMISTVDDMLRWLAHLREPKTVGNASTWQQMLTTATLNNGLKAPYALGLMRHGYRGVEVIHHAGGVIGGSCQMLTVPSHGLDIIIITNGAMVNPVELANQIIDTMLGEAALGAAETKAPSERFKRMLGARYVAPASGFVVGFADAGGKLGLEVLNGPAAVPLRDEGATLRLGFEDMATGELVLQAADLAGEGAAPASLQISEAGRAQRFERLPETPPALAEAGAPLIGRYRAADLDADAQISFDGDKLQLQVFGAFATNVMELTAFSAEVFGWAIGGAGNLPLRGVLSVERVNGAVKGFRVNTPRTRHVLFERVAA, encoded by the coding sequence ATGAGCGAAGCAAGCTACAAGACCACAGCCTCCCCTGCCAAGACCGGCGTGGCCGCCCTCGACGATCTGTTCCAGGCCGTCAACCGCAGCGATGCGCCGGGCCTGGTGGTCGGCGTGGCCCAACACGGCAAGACCCTTTACCGCCGCGGCTTCGGCCTGGCCAGCGTCGAGCTGAGCGTGGCCAACACGCCCTGGACGCGCATGCGCATTGGCTCGACCAGCAAGCACTTCACCTGCCTGGCCGCGCTGCTGCTGGCCGAGGACGGCAAGCTCGATGTCGATGCCAGCGTGCGCACCTATCTGCCCGAACTGCCCAAGGCTGAGCGTGAGCCGACGCTGCGCCAGCTGATGTCGCACACCGGCGGCTACCGCTGCTATCTGGACGTGGGCTTTCTGGCCGACGGCATGGCCATCAAGCCCAAGGGCGTGGCCCTGGCCACCCAGGTGCGCCAGATCGATGTGAACTTCGCGCCCGGCGACAACATCATGTACTGCAACGGCGGCTACCACCTGCTGTCGCTGGTGATCGAGCGCATCAGCGGCCAGCCGTTCGAGCAGTTCCTGAAGGATCGCATCTTCACGCCGCTGGCGATGGTGGACACCGATTCGGTGCCCAGCGACTTCGAGATCCAGCGCGGCATGGCCACCCTGCATGTGCCGTTGCCGACCGGTGGCTACCGCCGCGGCATCTTCCCGACCGAGGAGGTGCGCGGCGAGGGCGCGATGATCTCCACCGTTGACGACATGCTGCGCTGGCTGGCCCATCTGCGCGAGCCCAAGACCGTGGGCAACGCCTCGACCTGGCAGCAGATGCTGACCACGGCCACACTGAACAACGGCCTGAAGGCGCCCTATGCGCTGGGCCTGATGCGCCATGGCTACCGCGGCGTCGAGGTCATTCACCACGCCGGCGGCGTGATCGGCGGCAGCTGCCAGATGCTGACGGTGCCCAGCCATGGGCTGGACATCATCATCATCACCAATGGCGCAATGGTGAACCCGGTCGAACTCGCCAACCAGATCATCGACACGATGCTGGGCGAGGCCGCACTGGGCGCGGCAGAGACCAAGGCGCCGAGCGAGCGCTTCAAGCGGATGCTGGGTGCACGCTATGTCGCGCCGGCCAGCGGCTTTGTCGTCGGCTTTGCTGATGCCGGCGGCAAGCTGGGCCTGGAGGTCCTGAACGGCCCAGCCGCCGTGCCGCTGCGCGACGAGGGCGCGACCCTGCGCCTGGGCTTCGAGGACATGGCCACCGGCGAACTGGTGCTGCAGGCCGCCGATCTGGCCGGTGAGGGGGCCGCACCGGCTTCGCTGCAGATCAGCGAGGCCGGGCGCGCACAGCGCTTCGAGCGCCTGCCTGAGACCCCACCTGCCCTGGCCGAGGCCGGGGCACCGCTGATCGGCCGCTACCGCGCCGCCGATCTGGACGCCGACGCTCAGATCAGCTTCGATGGCGACAAGCTGCAGCTGCAGGTCTTCGGCGCCTTTGCCACCAATGTGATGGAGCTGACGGCCTTCTCGGCCGAGGTCTTCGGCTGGGCGATAGGGGGCGCCGGCAATCTGCCGCTGCGTGGCGTGCTCAGCGTCGAGCGGGTGAACGGCGCGGTCAAGGGCTTCCGCGTCAACACCCCGCGCACCCGCCACGTGCTGTTCGAGCGCGTTGCCGCCTGA
- a CDS encoding MFS transporter, which translates to MEPLALRGLPAAVPTSRAGTGWVAWYGLLVLIIATVFGALDRQILVLLAEPMRHSLALSDTKLGLLQGVGITLFAGVAAVPLGWLADRYGRRLLLAVCVLVWAGATAACGLAQDFPALFLAAAGLGIGEAGLAPIVYGLIPEIVPERRRVLANGIYALAAILGAGLGIGLSGTLVQSLDSIRLLLPASLSGLESWRLAFLAVALPGPLVAAAILLIRLHPQRATAHEQVQAADASLSDYVRVHLRTMVGVFGGVGLAGLGLAASGNWVPIIATRSFGASAVEVGQGVGAAYLLGTVAGALVGVGGVKLLRRRLGVATPIRVIVVGLAGAAVAGLLLLWARSATELYLLFGLQVAALLAGSVLAPTLLQDMTPAVLRSRVIAVGTVVMVALQSLSPVLVGTLSDALKASPQGLLTAVAGVGAVSLLLAAALTQTAEAAFVRSVKTFHPELI; encoded by the coding sequence ATGGAACCTCTTGCTTTGCGTGGCCTGCCCGCTGCCGTGCCGACCTCGCGTGCCGGCACCGGCTGGGTGGCCTGGTATGGATTGCTGGTCCTGATCATCGCCACCGTGTTCGGGGCCTTGGATCGCCAGATCCTGGTCCTGCTGGCCGAGCCGATGCGCCACTCGCTGGCGCTGTCGGACACCAAGCTGGGCCTGTTGCAGGGCGTGGGCATCACGCTGTTCGCCGGTGTGGCCGCCGTGCCGCTGGGCTGGCTGGCCGACCGCTACGGCCGGCGCCTGCTGCTGGCCGTCTGCGTGCTGGTCTGGGCGGGGGCCACCGCCGCCTGCGGGCTGGCGCAGGACTTTCCGGCGCTGTTCCTGGCCGCGGCGGGGCTGGGCATAGGCGAGGCGGGCCTGGCCCCCATCGTCTACGGCCTGATCCCCGAGATCGTGCCTGAGCGCCGCCGCGTGCTGGCCAATGGCATCTACGCGCTGGCGGCCATCCTGGGCGCCGGCCTGGGCATAGGCCTGAGCGGTACCCTGGTGCAAAGCCTCGATTCGATCCGGCTGCTGCTGCCGGCCAGTCTGAGCGGACTCGAATCCTGGCGCCTGGCCTTTCTGGCTGTGGCCCTGCCGGGCCCGCTGGTTGCGGCGGCCATCCTGCTGATACGCCTGCATCCTCAGCGCGCCACCGCGCATGAACAGGTGCAGGCCGCCGACGCCTCGCTGAGCGACTATGTGCGCGTCCATCTGCGCACCATGGTCGGCGTGTTCGGCGGGGTCGGTCTGGCCGGGCTGGGCCTGGCGGCAAGCGGCAACTGGGTGCCCATCATCGCCACCCGCAGCTTCGGTGCCTCGGCCGTGGAAGTGGGCCAGGGCGTTGGCGCGGCCTATCTGCTGGGCACGGTGGCAGGCGCGCTGGTCGGCGTCGGCGGCGTCAAGCTGCTGCGCCGGCGGCTGGGCGTGGCCACACCGATACGGGTGATCGTGGTCGGCCTGGCCGGCGCCGCGGTGGCGGGCCTGCTGCTGCTGTGGGCGCGCAGTGCCACCGAGCTCTACCTGCTGTTCGGCCTGCAGGTGGCCGCCCTGCTGGCCGGCAGCGTGCTGGCGCCGACCTTGCTGCAAGACATGACCCCGGCGGTGCTGCGCTCGCGGGTGATCGCCGTCGGCACCGTGGTGATGGTTGCGCTGCAGTCGCTGAGCCCGGTGCTGGTGGGCACGCTGTCGGACGCGCTGAAGGCCTCGCCGCAGGGCCTGCTGACGGCCGTTGCCGGGGTCGGCGCCGTCAGTCTGCTGCTGGCCGCGGCGCTGACACAGACCGCCGAGGCCGCCTTTGTGCGCAGCGTCAAGACCTTTCATCCCGAGCTGATCTGA
- a CDS encoding TonB-dependent receptor yields MTLMTRFSNLPRLSACAAGALVFCASAQTQVISFDIAAGDMKAALDAYAAQSGAQLIYKTEDVKGLASKGLKRLASAEDALTLLLDGTALKVRRDPSGAVVIYVDAGPKPDKRAEADDGPHALGTVVVSASRRREPVREVPMQVNILSADELNRSGAKSLKDYLSNEAGVDLNSFGSAGVGSISMRGVTTGNQTIATVGVYVDDVSVGSNTAFAKGAQLALDMALLDLNHIELLRGPQGTLYGAGAMGGLLKYVTNEPDTGEFSGSGTLTAADTRHGRISSTASAVLNVPLKDDVAGLRVSAFKDRAGGYVDAVGPVARADADRGDTTGLRASALISPSRQFKVRLTATTQKIRREGMEFVDYDNKTGQPVEGELRRRLFAAEGYSNKVNLYSADLEYDLGWMRVNSITAQQKQFVRTLNDLSTGYLPLLAGFGMNLGSASALLVNDNRKLTQEFRFTSKADKQWEWLGGLFYAHEQTGNHQLVASSLPSGAAGPDLATASLPADYKELAAYGDLTWKTGPWSVTGGLRIARNKQHFEQEGDGLLVGGKTSLAADSSDTSKTWLLTARYALTPTSGVYVRGATGYRPGGPNAVARDPVSGAPLASTTFQPDTLASYELGYKADLLDRTLSLEAAAYRIDWDNLQQYYLVNGISVITNAGKAKVQGAELSLSYRPGEHLTVTASGALIDAKLSEDAPGLGASAGARLPSSARFSASLSANYSFAWLGQPAYVGLTQRYVGERNAGFDGSVTVPNYKVPAYSLTDLQAGIAFKRISLSLFARNLFDARAQVSANSLLVPLGGPQWVVMAQPRTLGASLNLTF; encoded by the coding sequence ATGACTTTGATGACACGCTTCAGCAACCTGCCCCGACTCTCGGCCTGTGCCGCGGGCGCCCTGGTGTTCTGCGCCAGTGCGCAAACCCAGGTGATCAGCTTCGACATCGCCGCCGGCGACATGAAGGCGGCGCTCGATGCCTATGCCGCGCAATCGGGCGCGCAGCTGATCTACAAGACCGAGGACGTGAAGGGCCTGGCCAGCAAGGGCCTCAAGCGCCTGGCCTCGGCCGAGGATGCTCTGACCCTGCTGCTGGACGGCACCGCGCTGAAGGTGCGGCGCGACCCCTCGGGCGCGGTGGTGATCTATGTCGATGCCGGCCCGAAGCCCGACAAGCGTGCCGAGGCCGACGACGGTCCCCATGCGCTGGGCACCGTGGTGGTGTCGGCCAGCCGCCGCCGCGAGCCGGTGCGCGAGGTGCCGATGCAGGTCAATATCCTGTCGGCCGACGAGCTGAATCGCTCGGGCGCCAAGAGCCTGAAGGACTATCTGTCCAACGAGGCCGGCGTCGATCTGAACAGCTTTGGCAGCGCCGGCGTCGGCAGCATCAGCATGCGTGGCGTGACCACCGGCAACCAGACCATCGCCACCGTGGGCGTCTATGTCGATGATGTCTCGGTCGGCTCCAACACCGCCTTCGCCAAGGGGGCCCAGCTCGCGCTGGACATGGCCCTGCTGGACCTGAACCACATCGAGCTGTTGCGTGGCCCGCAGGGCACGTTGTACGGTGCCGGCGCGATGGGCGGCCTGCTGAAGTACGTGACCAATGAGCCCGACACGGGCGAGTTCTCGGGCTCCGGCACGCTGACTGCCGCCGACACCCGCCACGGCCGCATCAGCAGCACGGCCAGCGCGGTGCTCAACGTGCCCTTGAAAGACGATGTGGCCGGGCTGCGCGTCTCGGCCTTCAAGGACCGTGCCGGTGGCTATGTGGACGCTGTCGGCCCGGTCGCCCGCGCCGACGCCGATCGCGGCGACACCACCGGCCTGCGCGCCTCGGCGCTGATCAGCCCGAGCCGGCAATTCAAGGTGCGGCTCACCGCCACGACGCAGAAGATACGCCGTGAGGGCATGGAATTCGTCGACTACGACAACAAGACCGGCCAGCCCGTCGAGGGCGAGCTGAGGCGCCGCCTGTTCGCCGCGGAGGGGTACTCGAACAAGGTCAACCTCTACTCCGCCGATCTGGAGTACGACTTGGGCTGGATGCGCGTGAACTCGATCACGGCGCAGCAAAAGCAGTTCGTCCGTACCTTGAACGACCTGAGCACGGGCTATCTGCCGCTGCTCGCCGGCTTCGGCATGAACCTCGGCTCGGCCTCGGCCCTGCTGGTCAATGACAATCGCAAGCTGACGCAGGAATTCCGCTTCACCTCCAAGGCCGACAAGCAGTGGGAATGGCTGGGCGGCCTGTTCTATGCCCATGAGCAGACCGGCAACCACCAGCTGGTGGCCAGCAGTCTGCCCAGCGGAGCGGCTGGTCCCGATCTGGCCACCGCATCGCTGCCGGCCGACTACAAGGAGCTGGCCGCCTACGGCGACCTGACCTGGAAGACCGGCCCCTGGTCGGTCACCGGCGGCCTGCGCATCGCCCGCAACAAGCAGCACTTTGAGCAGGAGGGCGATGGCCTCTTGGTGGGCGGCAAGACCTCGCTGGCGGCCGACTCCAGCGACACCAGCAAGACCTGGCTGTTGACCGCCCGCTACGCGCTGACGCCGACCAGCGGCGTCTATGTGCGCGGCGCCACCGGCTACCGGCCCGGCGGCCCGAACGCGGTGGCGCGCGATCCGGTCAGCGGGGCACCGCTGGCATCGACCACCTTCCAGCCGGACACGCTGGCCAGCTACGAACTCGGCTACAAGGCCGATCTGCTGGACCGCACGCTGTCCCTGGAGGCCGCGGCCTATCGGATTGACTGGGACAACCTGCAGCAGTACTACCTCGTCAATGGCATCTCGGTCATCACCAATGCCGGCAAGGCCAAGGTACAGGGTGCCGAGTTGTCGCTGAGCTACCGGCCCGGCGAGCATCTGACCGTGACCGCCAGCGGCGCCTTGATCGACGCCAAGCTCAGCGAAGACGCCCCGGGCCTGGGCGCCAGCGCCGGAGCCCGGCTGCCCAGCAGCGCCCGGTTCTCCGCTTCGCTGAGCGCCAACTACAGCTTTGCCTGGCTGGGGCAGCCGGCCTATGTCGGCCTGACGCAGCGCTATGTCGGCGAGCGCAATGCCGGCTTCGACGGCAGCGTCACCGTGCCCAACTACAAGGTGCCGGCCTACTCGCTGACCGATCTGCAGGCCGGCATCGCCTTCAAGCGCATCAGCCTGTCCTTGTTCGCGCGCAACCTGTTCGACGCACGGGCACAGGTCTCGGCCAACAGCCTGCTGGTGCCGCTGGGCGGGCCGCAGTGGGTGGTGATGGCCCAGCCGCGCACCCTGGGCGCGAGCCTGAACCTGACGTTCTGA